From Juglans regia cultivar Chandler chromosome 8, Walnut 2.0, whole genome shotgun sequence, the proteins below share one genomic window:
- the LOC108986838 gene encoding pentatricopeptide repeat-containing protein At5g65560: protein MVFLALLLPPLSLSLSPLSMHRQSTLGIFMNGFLTAFRCPKMRDPTAIINPKSETLLFILKSFSSLASLPLDHLHDPHDLPSQLFSILSHPNWQKHPSLKKLIPSISPFHVSSLFSLDLDPHTALGFFYWIAEKKPGFNHNVHSHSSLLNILLRYGFLGPAEKIRISMIKSCQSVDDAYFVLDVLRIMNREKGDFQFKLTLKSYNMLLISLSKFLMIEEMKRVYLEMLEDLISPNIFTFNTMVNGHCKLGNVAEAGLYVNKIVQAGLSPDTFTYTSLILGHCRNKDVDSAYSVFKLMPQKGCKRNEVSYTNLIHGLCEAARVDEALKLFFQMGEDNCRPTVRTYTVIICALCGLGRKVEALKFFEEMTEKGCEPNVHTYTVLIDSMCKEHRLDEARKMLNGMLEKRLVPTVVTYNALINGYCKEGMTQDALEILGLMESSKCSPNARTYNELIYGFCKKKNVHKAMALLHKMIELKLSPNLITYNSLIYGQCSAGQLDTAYRLLCLMIENGLVPDEWTYSVLIDTLCKTGRVEEARALFDSSEGKKIKANEVIYTALIDGYYKVGRIDDAQSLLNKMRTENCLPNSATYNVLIDGLCKEKKIKEALLLVDEMAKMEVKPTVVTYTILIDVMLNEGDFDHAHRVFNHMVSLGYQPDVFTYTAFIHAYCNQGRLKEAEDVMAKMNEEKIFPDSLTYTLLLDAYGHLGLIHSALNVLKRMFDAGCEPSHYTYSYLIKHLSNERRINENSNSVGPDLVSSTKPTNIADVWKIMEFENALDLFEKMAERGCEPNVNTYAKLIKGLCKVRRLEVAERLFNHMRERGLSPSEDIYNSILNCCCVLGIFGKAVGFVDTMVGLGHLPHLESYRMLVCGLYEEGNKEKAETVFSNMLHCGYNHDEVAWKLLIDGLLQRGLVNRCSELFEIMEKKGFQVHSHTYSMLIEGLDRT from the coding sequence ATGGTTTTCTTAGCCTTGCTTCTACCTCCTCTCAGCCTCAGTCTCAGCCCCCTCTCGATGCATCGGCAATCAACCCTTGGAATATTCATGAATGGGTTCCTCACCGCCTTCCGGTGCCCAAAGATGAGAGATCCGACGGCCATTATCAACCCCAAATCAGAGACCCTCCTCTTTATCCTCAAATCCTTCTCTTCCCTCGCCTCTCTTCCCCTCGACCACCTCCACGACCCACACGATCTCCCCTCTCAGCTCTTCTCCATCCTCTCTCACCCGAATTGGCAGAAACACCCCTCCCTCAAGAAACTTATCCCTTCCATATCCCCCTTCCATGTatcctccctcttctccctcgaCCTCGATCCCCATACCGCCCTTGGGTTCTTCTATTGGATTGCCGAGAAGAAGCCCGGCTTCAATCACAATGTTCACTCCCATTCTTCCCTGCTGAACATTCTCTTGCGTTACGGTTTTCTCGGTCCCGCCGAGAAGATTCGGATTTCCATGATCAAGTCCTGCCAATCGGTCGATGATGCTTATTTTGTGTTGGACGTCCTGCGGATAATGAATCGAGAGAAAGGTGATTTTCAATTTAAGCTTACCCTTAAGAGCTATAATATGCTGTTAATTTCGTTGTCTAAGTTCCTCATGATCGAGGAAATGAAGCGTGTGTATTTAGAGATGTTGGAGGATTTAATATCTCcaaatatatttactttcaaTACAATGGTTAATGGGCATTGTAAATTAGGGAATGTGGCTGAGGCTGGGTTGTACGTGAATAAGATAGTGCAAGCGGGGTTGAGTCCAGATACTTTTACATACACTTCGTTGATATTGGGGCATTGTAGGAATAAGGATGTGGACAGTGCTTATAGTGTATTTAAGCTTATGCCGCAAAAGGGTTGTAAGAGAAATGAGGTTTCATATACTAATTTGATCCACGGACTTTGTGAAGCTGCACGTGTTGATGAGGCTCTTAAGTTGTTTTTCCAAATGGGGGAGGATAATTGTCGCCCAACCGTTCGGACTTACACAGTTATCATATGTGCATTGTGTGGATTGGGTAGGAAAGTAGAAGCCTTGAAGTTTTTTGAGGAGATGACGGAGAAAGGTTGTGAGCCGAATGTTCATACTTATACTGTTCTAATTGATAGCATGTGTAAGGAACATAGGCTGGATGAggcaagaaaaatgttaaatgggATGTTGGAGAAACGGTTGGTTCCAACTGTGGTCACATACAATGCGTTGATTAATGGTTATTGCAAGGAGGGAATGACTCAAGATGCATTAGAAATTTTGGGTTTGATGGAGTCAAGTAAGTGTAGTCCAAATGCTCGCACATATAATGAGTTGATATATGGATTTTGTAAGAAGAAAAATGTGCATAAGGCAATGGCATTGCTTCATAAGATGATAGAGCTTAAGCTTTCACCAAACCTGATAACATATAACTCCTTAATCTATGGGCAGTGTAGCGCAGGTCAATTAGATACTGCATATAGGTTGCTTTGTTTGATGATTGAAAATGGTTTGGTTCCTGATGAGTGGACTTACAGTGTTTTGATAGACACTCTTTGTAAAACAGGGAGGGTAGAAGAAGCGCGTGCCCTCTTTGACTCCTCTGAGGGGAAGAAAATAAAGGCAAATGAAGTGATATATACTGCTTTGATTGATGGGTACTACAAGGTTGGGAGAATAGATGATGCTCAATCTCTTCTCAATAAAATGCGTACTGAGAACTGTTTGCCAAACTCAGCCACTTATAATGTCTTGATAGATGGTTTgtgcaaagagaaaaaaataaaggaagcaTTGTTGCTGGTGGATGAGATGGCAAAGATGGAGGTGAAGCCTACTGTTGTAACTTACACAATTCTCATTGATGTAATGTTGAATGAAGGTGACTTTGATCATGCTCATAGGGTTTTCAATCATATGGTGTCATTGGGATATCAGCCTGATGTTTTTACTTACACTGCATTTATTCATGCATATTGCAACCAAGGGAGATTGAAAGAAGCAGAGGATGTGATGGCCAAGatgaatgaagaaaaaatattcccAGATTCACTAACATATACACTACTACTAGATGCATATGGACATTTGGGATTAATCCATAGTGCACTTAATGTTCTAAAGCGCATGTTTGATGCCGGTTGTGAGCCATCACATTATACCTATTCCTATTTAATCAAGCATCTCTCAAATGAACGGCGGATAAATGAAAATAGCAATTCTGTGGGACCTGATTTGGTCTCAAGCACTAAACCAACCAATATTGCAGATGTTTGGAAAATAATGGAATTTGAAAATGCTTTGGATCTCTTTGAGAAAATGGCTGAACGGGGTTGTGAGCCCAATGTTAACACCTATGCCAAGCTCATTAAAGGACTTTGCAAAGTTAGGCGCTTAGAAGTAGCAGAACGATTATTTAATCATATGCGAGAAAGAGGATTGTCTCCTTCTGAAGATATCTATAACTCGATTCTTAATTGTTGCTGTGTGTTGGGAATATTTGGGAAAGCTGTAGGATTCGTGGATACAATGGTTGGGCTTGGTCATTTACCACATTTAGAGTCATACAGGATGCTTGTTTGTGGGCTGTATGAGGAAGGAAACAAAGAGAAGGCTGAAACAGTATTTTCTAATATGCTTCACTGTGGGTATAATCATGATGAAGTAGCTTGGAAACTTCTTATTGATGGTTTACTTCAGAGGGGCCTGGTTAATAGGTGCTCAGAGCTGTTTGAAATCATGGAAAAAAAGGGTTTCCAGGTTCATTCTCATACATATTCGATGTTGATCGAGGGACTTGATAGAACGTAA